The proteins below come from a single Candidatus Hydrogenedens sp. genomic window:
- a CDS encoding homocysteine synthase, with protein MTKHQYRQGTLALHAGQVTDPTTGARAVPIYQTTSYVFKDSEHAERLFALQEFGNIYSRIMNPTVDVFEKRVAELEGGVGALALASGSSAITLAALNITHSGQNFVSSSTLYGGTYNLFAHTFAELGIEARFVDASNPENFKKKIDDKTRFLYVESIGNPANDVVDFEAIANIAHDHGIPFIVDNTVTSPILFRPIEFGADIVVHSATKVIGGHGTSLGGVIVDSGTFDWGNGKFPEFTSPNPNYHGMVFNDVFKPLGNISYIIKARVTLLRDMGPCLSPFNAFLLLQGLETIHLRVPRHCENALKVAQFLEKHKAVKWVNYPGLPSHPNYSQAQKYMPKGQGAIVGFGIKGDIPSAKKFIDNLQLISHLANVLDAKTLVIHPASTTHQQLSPEEQKSAGVTPDFIRLSVGIEDIDDILEDLDQALNKSQE; from the coding sequence ATGACAAAACATCAATATCGCCAAGGAACATTAGCATTACATGCAGGCCAAGTTACAGACCCCACAACAGGGGCACGTGCAGTACCAATTTATCAGACCACTTCTTATGTGTTCAAAGATAGTGAGCATGCGGAACGTTTGTTTGCTCTGCAAGAGTTTGGAAATATTTATAGCCGAATTATGAACCCTACAGTAGATGTTTTTGAAAAAAGAGTGGCTGAATTAGAAGGAGGTGTAGGTGCACTTGCATTAGCCTCTGGTTCTTCTGCAATAACGTTGGCTGCCTTAAACATAACGCATTCGGGACAAAACTTTGTTTCTTCCAGTACACTTTATGGGGGGACATATAACTTATTTGCTCATACTTTTGCTGAATTAGGAATCGAAGCCCGATTTGTTGATGCAAGTAATCCTGAAAATTTTAAGAAGAAGATTGATGATAAAACCCGCTTTCTATATGTGGAATCTATCGGAAACCCTGCCAATGATGTTGTAGATTTTGAAGCCATAGCCAACATTGCTCATGACCATGGCATTCCTTTTATTGTTGATAATACTGTGACATCACCTATTCTATTTAGACCTATTGAATTCGGGGCTGATATAGTCGTTCATAGTGCCACAAAAGTTATTGGTGGACATGGAACATCATTAGGTGGTGTTATTGTAGATAGTGGTACGTTCGATTGGGGTAATGGGAAATTCCCTGAGTTTACATCACCTAACCCCAATTATCATGGTATGGTATTCAACGATGTATTCAAGCCATTAGGCAATATTAGTTACATAATCAAGGCACGGGTAACCTTGCTGAGGGACATGGGACCATGCTTATCTCCATTTAATGCGTTTTTGTTATTACAAGGATTGGAAACGATTCATTTGAGGGTTCCCAGACATTGCGAAAATGCTCTAAAAGTGGCTCAATTTTTAGAAAAACATAAAGCAGTAAAATGGGTTAACTACCCTGGTTTACCTTCTCATCCTAATTATTCACAAGCACAAAAATATATGCCTAAAGGACAAGGAGCCATTGTCGGTTTTGGCATTAAAGGGGATATACCTTCTGCTAAAAAATTTATCGACAATTTGCAACTTATATCTCATTTGGCTAATGTATTAGATGCGAAAACATTGGTAATTCATCCAGCATCAACAACACATCAACAGTTATCGCCAGAGGAACAAAAGTCGGCAGGAGTAACTCCTGATTTTATTCGTTTATCTGTTGGTATTGAGGATATTGATGATATACTTGAAGATTTAGACCAAGCATTGAATAAATCGCAAGAATAA
- the cysK gene encoding cysteine synthase A produces the protein MKIFTDNSQSIGNTPLIKINKLSQGAKTDKIFAKIEGRNPGYSVKCRIGSAMIWDAENKGLLKPGGTIIEPTSGNTGIALAFVSAARGYRLILTMPETMSLERRAMLKAFGAEIILTPGDKGMRGAIAEAEKIASESPSYFMPQQFKNPANPAIHFRTTGPEIWNDTDGTVDVFVAGIGTGGTITGVSRYIKEVCGKKIISVGVEPAGSPVLSGGSPGPHKIQGIGAGFKPDILDLSLVDQIETVTDEEAFETARRLAKEEGIIAGISSGAAMAVAIRLAKKEEFENKTFVVILPDSGERYLSTSLFNGQ, from the coding sequence ATGAAAATATTTACAGATAATAGTCAATCTATAGGTAATACCCCTCTGATAAAAATAAACAAACTTTCGCAAGGGGCAAAAACGGATAAAATTTTTGCAAAGATAGAAGGAAGAAATCCTGGTTACTCTGTGAAATGTCGTATTGGCTCTGCAATGATATGGGATGCAGAGAACAAAGGATTATTAAAACCTGGTGGAACCATTATCGAACCCACCTCAGGCAATACAGGTATAGCACTTGCCTTTGTTTCCGCTGCACGAGGTTACCGTCTCATTTTAACTATGCCAGAAACAATGAGTTTAGAACGTAGAGCAATGCTAAAAGCATTTGGGGCAGAAATTATTCTTACCCCGGGTGATAAAGGAATGCGAGGTGCAATCGCAGAAGCTGAAAAAATTGCAAGTGAAAGTCCGAGTTATTTCATGCCACAGCAATTTAAAAATCCTGCAAATCCAGCAATACATTTTAGAACAACAGGTCCTGAAATATGGAATGATACTGATGGCACTGTCGATGTATTTGTGGCAGGTATAGGCACAGGTGGAACAATAACAGGAGTAAGTAGATATATAAAAGAAGTATGTGGGAAAAAAATTATAAGTGTAGGTGTTGAACCAGCAGGGTCTCCTGTTTTATCAGGAGGTTCACCTGGACCTCATAAAATCCAGGGAATTGGTGCTGGTTTTAAACCAGATATTTTAGATTTAAGTCTTGTAGACCAAATTGAAACGGTAACAGATGAGGAGGCATTTGAAACAGCAAGACGTTTGGCTAAAGAAGAAGGTATTATTGCTGGTATAAGTTCTGGTGCAGCTATGGCAGTTGCTATTCGATTAGCCAAAAAAGAAGAATTTGAGAACAAAACATTCGTAGTCATTCTCCCTGATTCGGGCGAGCGATACTTATCAACATCGTTGTTCAACGGACAATAA